A genomic region of Leptotrichia hofstadii contains the following coding sequences:
- a CDS encoding gamma carbonic anhydrase family protein produces the protein MIYELDGIKPKISGEVFIAESADVMGNVELNDGVNIWFGAVLRGDVEKIIIGKNSNVQDNSTLHTDFGLPCIVGENVTVGHNVILHSCEIGDNVIVGMGSAVLNGSKIAPNCLIGAGSLVTHKIPYEKGVLILGSPAKIVRKLTDEEIEHIQKNADHYVKNGKLFAKALKKENI, from the coding sequence ATGATTTATGAATTGGACGGAATAAAACCTAAAATATCGGGAGAGGTATTTATTGCTGAAAGTGCTGATGTTATGGGAAATGTAGAACTGAATGACGGGGTAAATATATGGTTCGGTGCGGTACTAAGAGGAGATGTGGAGAAAATAATTATAGGGAAAAATAGCAATGTTCAGGATAATTCGACATTACATACTGATTTTGGACTTCCCTGTATCGTGGGAGAAAATGTTACTGTAGGTCATAATGTGATACTTCATAGCTGTGAAATAGGAGATAATGTAATCGTAGGAATGGGCAGCGCAGTTTTAAATGGATCAAAAATCGCTCCTAACTGTCTTATAGGTGCAGGTTCTTTAGTCACTCATAAAATTCCTTACGAGAAAGGCGTTCTCATTTTAGGAAGTCCTGCTAAAATAGTGAGAAAACTGACTGATGAAGAGATAGAGCATATTCAAAAAAACGCTGACCATTATGTGAAAAATGGAAAACTATTTGCTAAAGCTCTGAAAAAAGAGAATATTTAA
- a CDS encoding PadR family transcriptional regulator, with translation MDKIILGILMLHRMTAYELRNVIRNNFKSMCSDSLGSIQTALKKLLMSKMVTFEELVEKGVNKKRYSITDVGQKTLIEWISVPIDMSKTKNLDIGKLLFMGYISKNEQKNLIDKIIHSLEKEYTSLKKLRESIHIEKERETLKDHLLKDTEYQERIKNLNKENDIYENIKEISKFTLATLDYGIDITAFNIEWFKKLKKKI, from the coding sequence ATGGATAAAATAATTTTAGGAATTTTAATGTTACACAGAATGACGGCATACGAGCTTCGAAATGTAATCAGAAACAATTTTAAATCTATGTGCAGCGACAGCCTCGGGAGCATTCAGACAGCTCTCAAAAAATTGCTTATGTCGAAAATGGTTACTTTTGAAGAGCTTGTTGAAAAAGGAGTAAATAAAAAAAGATACTCAATAACTGATGTTGGACAAAAAACACTGATAGAATGGATAAGTGTTCCTATTGACATGTCAAAAACAAAAAATTTAGATATTGGAAAACTTCTTTTTATGGGATATATTTCAAAAAATGAACAAAAAAATCTGATTGATAAAATCATTCATTCTTTAGAGAAGGAATATACGTCGCTAAAAAAATTAAGGGAATCAATACATATTGAAAAAGAAAGGGAAACACTTAAAGACCATCTGCTTAAAGATACAGAATATCAAGAAAGAATTAAAAATTTAAATAAAGAAAACGATATATATGAAAACATTAAAGAAATCAGTAAATTTACATTGGCTACTTTAGATTATGGAATTGATATTACTGCTTTTAACATAGAATGGTTTAAAAAATTGAAGAAAAAAATATAA